In Arachis hypogaea cultivar Tifrunner chromosome 17, arahy.Tifrunner.gnm2.J5K5, whole genome shotgun sequence, a single window of DNA contains:
- the LOC112762726 gene encoding uncharacterized protein has product MADAPPPSLSELIRMVAELQQANQRMADENQIMAAQIAELNHARIEHNDAHRQQAEDEEHQSQPTHVSETARREGQQPEDEKEESDDPVGPFTEEVMNFELPKRFTLPLTLMPYDGLRDPRKFLKKFRSIMIVNGASDTVLCRCFSNYLDGPALDWLCALPAGSILRFHQLAKLFEEHFAGSAIYLHDSDYLNTIKQGPNESLKDYMTRFTKVAINIPDLHPEVHLHAIKSGLRPGKFQETIAVAKPKTLAEFREKAKGQINIEELRQARKSDKSHFREEDKNSTIKKSFKLTPRFDSYTQFNTKREDIIKEILNSKLIKPPRKAGTYQDAKNVDKSKYYAFHQKHGHNTDDCVVAKDLLERLARQGHLDKYIGGHIQKCGPSSTTSDLSEQHQGKEKASSSQYERPRGIITCISGGYASGGYSNSARKRSFRAICSVNGPHQDVAITNPQAEVTFTHADFNSKIQNLDDPVVITLQLGDLLVKKVLLDPGSSADVLFYSTF; this is encoded by the coding sequence ATGGCTGACGCACCGCCTCCTTCACTGTCCGAACTCATACGAATGGTAGCTGAGCTACAACAAGCTAATCAACGAATGGCTGACGAAAACCAAATAATGGCTGCCCAAATTGCTGAACTAAATCATGCTCGGATTGAGCACAACGATGCTCATCGCCAGCAGGCAGAAGACGAGGAACATCAGTCCCAACCGACTCATGTTTCAGAAACCGCTCGACGCGAGGGGCAGCAGCccgaagatgaaaaagaagagtcCGACGACCCTGTAGGTCCCTTCACAGAAGAAGTAATGAACTTCGAACTGCCGAAGAGGTTCACTCTGCCGCTGACCCTCATGCCTTATGATGGACTCAGAGACCCGAGGAAGTTTCTAAAGAAATTTCGATCAATAATGATCGTCAATGGTGCATCAGATACAGTTTTATGTCGTTGTTTTTCGAATTATTTAGACGgccctgcacttgattggttgtgTGCTTTGCCTGCAGGTTCCATTTTGCGTTTTCACCAGTTGGCGAAGTTATTTGAAGAGCATTTCGCCGGATCCGCAATATACTTGCACGATTCCGATTACTTGAACACTATCAAGCAAGGACCAAACGAAAGCTTAAAGGACTACATGACCCGCTTTACCAAGGTCGCGATCAACATACCAGACCTCCACCCCGAGGTCCATCTGCACGCAATTAAAAGCGGCCTCCGACCCGGAAAGTTCCAGGAGACAATCGCAGTAGCAAAACCAAAGACTCTAGCAGAATTTCGGGAAAAAGCAAAAGGACAAATTAATATCGAGGAGCTCAGACAAGCTCGGAAGTCTGACAAGTCACACTTCCGCGAAGAAGATAAGAACTCAACCATTAAGAAAAGTTTTAAACTAACACCTCGATTTGATTCTTATACGCAGTTTAACACCAAGAGAGAAGAcataatcaaagagatcttgaacTCAAAACTAATCAAGCCACCGAGAAAAGCCGGCACGTACCAAGATGCAAAGAACGTGGACAAATCGAAGTACTACGCTTTCCACCAGAAACACGGCCACAATACCGATGATTGTGTGGTCGCCAAAGATCTTTTGGAACGACTAGCAAGACAAGGACACCTagacaaatacattggtggtcaCATCCAAAAATGCGGCCCTAGCTCCACAACAAGCGACCTCTCTGAACAACAtcaaggaaaagagaaggcatcTTCAAGCCAATATGAAAGACCACGAGGTATAATCACTTGTATTTCAGGAGGATACGCAAGTGGAGGATACTCAAACTCGGCAAGGAAAAGATCGTTCAGAGCAATATGCTCGGTAAACGGACCGCACCAAGATGTAGCAATCACTAATCCACAAGCAGAAGTCACTTTCACACATGCCGACTTCAACTCCAAAATACAAAATTTGGACGACCCTGTGGTAATCACCCTTCAGCTAGGGGATCTATTAGTGAAAAAAGTACTCTTGGATCCCGGGAGCAGCGCCGATGTTCTGTTTTACTCCACATTTTAA
- the LOC112766289 gene encoding plastocyanin codes for MATVTNSAAVTIPSFTGLKATATNATTKVSTGVKVSAAQFPRVSVKASLKDVGVAVVATAASAVLASNAMAIEVLLGGDDGSLAFIPKDFSIAAGEKIVFKNNAGFPHNVVFDEDEIPSGVDASKISMSEEDLLNAPGEVYSVTLSEKGTYSFYCSPHQGAGMVGKVTVN; via the coding sequence ATGGCCACCGTCACTAACTCCGCAGCCGTTACCATTCCATCATTCACGGGACTAAAGGCAACTGCAACAAATGCCACCACCAAAGTTAGCACCGGAGTTAAGGTGTCAGCAGCCCAGTTTCCAAGGGTCAGCGTGAAGGCATCGCTCAAGGACGTTGGAGTAGCTGTTGTGGCCACCGCTGCCAGCGCAGTGCTAGCCAGCAACGCCATGGCTATTGAGGTCTTGCTCGGTGGTGATGACGGGTCTCTGGCTTTTATCCCAAAGGATTTTTCAATTGCTGCTGGGGAGAAGATCGTATTCAAGAACAATGCTGGTTTCCCACACAATGTTGTGTTCGACGAGGACGAGATTCCCAGCGGAGTGGACGCATCAAAAATCTCAATGTCTGAAGAAGACTTACTCAATGCACCTGGTGAGGTTTATAGCGTTACTTTGAGTGAGAAAGGAACCTACTCTTTCTATTGTTCCCCTCACCAAGGAGCTGGTATGGTTGGAAAAGTCACCGTTAACTAG